A part of Paucidesulfovibrio gracilis DSM 16080 genomic DNA contains:
- a CDS encoding aldo/keto reductase yields the protein MKTIQIGASQLKASAVALGIMRMVRLDTDAAANVLETVHDRGVNFIDSADIYGNGDSERI from the coding sequence ATGAAGACAATTCAAATTGGCGCTAGTCAGCTCAAAGCGTCTGCGGTTGCGCTGGGTATTATGCGGATGGTTCGTTTAGATACCGATGCGGCAGCGAACGTCTTAGAGACAGTTCATGACCGGGGCGTTAACTTTATTGATTCAGCGGATATTTATGGTAACGGTGATTCGGAACGGATT
- a CDS encoding DUF536 domain-containing protein, whose product MSKTIRELANELKVSKQTIQYHYQRLPTKNRQKDRQGTNMVSLTAERIIRDKVAKPLVAKNQQTGSKKETKTSEENNELIATLRREVADLKSQRDKQLATKDQQIDHLIKLIDQQQQLQLTTVAENRELKAHIQKINGLLETSKSSQKRQNNSPEEDMYKNKRNKNWWHFW is encoded by the coding sequence ATGTCTAAAACTATTAGAGAACTTGCTAATGAATTGAAGGTCTCCAAGCAGACTATTCAATATCACTACCAAAGACTACCAACAAAGAACCGACAAAAAGATCGTCAAGGTACAAACATGGTTAGCCTTACAGCTGAAAGGATTATTAGAGATAAGGTAGCAAAGCCTTTGGTAGCAAAGAACCAACAAACAGGTAGCAAAAAAGAGACAAAGACTAGCGAAGAAAATAATGAGCTAATCGCTACTCTAAGAAGAGAAGTAGCAGATTTAAAGTCTCAACGTGACAAACAGCTTGCTACCAAAGACCAACAAATAGATCATCTAATAAAACTGATAGATCAGCAACAACAACTTCAATTAACAACTGTAGCAGAAAATAGAGAGCTAAAAGCCCATATTCAAAAAATAAATGGCTTACTTGAAACTTCTAAGTCATCTCAGAAACGACAAAACAATTCTCCAGAAGAGGACATGTATAAAAATAAGCGTAATAAAAACTGGTGGCACTTTTGGTAA